Proteins from one Arthrobacter sp. Soc17.1.1.1 genomic window:
- a CDS encoding helix-turn-helix domain-containing protein, with protein sequence MRFGEMLRHARTAKGLTQVELGAGVYSTHFISLLERGLRQPTRDMVQHFASRLGMDVQTLNWWVEPPDLEDHPALAGAMFAANHARDLHDNALVASEAEHAANIAYQQRNAPAWWDMSMLQAQSLIALRRMEEAESVLLQMESSSLMIASAELRSIVQGRLSMVARSTGRLAEAVDLAHRSVASAAELPELAPARLQAAFVLIAALAVRGDLDEAWEVATALDLTEGAPSVPSLQVARGAWAIGNVAFRRGEVEIGQEQHALAARLLLPQADLETWAEFHKASARFKLQAGIVDDSVRASVLNAERGFALVGSQLQRLELGLVQARYALLTSDLRRGKELLDHVDGHRAVLDAESVAELEECLGQYHAASNAPRQAARHLAEAARLHSEAGAEEKARELQEQAGALTG encoded by the coding sequence ATGCGATTCGGGGAGATGCTGCGCCATGCGCGCACTGCCAAGGGGCTCACGCAGGTCGAGCTGGGTGCGGGGGTGTACTCCACCCACTTCATCTCCCTGCTCGAGCGCGGGCTGCGTCAGCCGACACGGGACATGGTGCAGCACTTCGCCTCGCGGCTCGGCATGGACGTGCAGACGCTGAACTGGTGGGTGGAGCCGCCGGACCTCGAGGATCACCCGGCCCTGGCCGGCGCGATGTTCGCCGCGAACCATGCCCGCGACCTGCACGACAACGCCCTGGTGGCATCGGAGGCCGAGCACGCGGCCAACATCGCCTACCAGCAGCGCAATGCGCCAGCCTGGTGGGACATGTCCATGCTCCAGGCGCAGTCACTGATCGCCCTGCGGCGCATGGAGGAGGCGGAGTCCGTCCTGCTGCAGATGGAGTCGTCGTCGCTGATGATCGCCTCGGCCGAGCTGCGCTCCATCGTGCAGGGCCGGCTGTCCATGGTCGCGCGCAGCACGGGGCGCCTGGCCGAAGCCGTCGACCTCGCGCACCGGTCCGTCGCGTCCGCGGCCGAACTGCCGGAACTCGCCCCGGCCCGCCTGCAGGCCGCCTTCGTCCTCATCGCCGCGCTGGCGGTCAGGGGCGATCTCGACGAGGCCTGGGAGGTGGCGACGGCCCTCGATCTCACCGAGGGCGCCCCCTCCGTGCCGTCCCTCCAGGTCGCCCGCGGTGCCTGGGCCATCGGCAACGTCGCCTTCCGCCGCGGGGAGGTGGAGATAGGCCAGGAGCAGCACGCCCTGGCGGCCAGGCTGCTGCTGCCGCAGGCCGACCTCGAGACCTGGGCCGAGTTCCACAAGGCCAGCGCGCGCTTCAAACTGCAGGCCGGCATCGTGGACGACTCCGTCCGCGCATCAGTCCTCAACGCCGAACGCGGTTTCGCGCTCGTCGGCTCGCAGCTCCAGCGGCTCGAACTCGGCCTCGTCCAGGCCCGCTACGCCCTTCTCACCTCGGACCTGCGCCGGGGGAAGGAACTGCTGGACCACGTCGACGGGCACCGCGCCGTCCTCGATGCCGAATCGGTCGCCGAGCTCGAGGAATGCCTCGGCCAGTACCACGCCGCGAGCAACGCGCCGCGCCAGGCGGCCCGCCACCTCGCCGAGGCAGCACGCCTGCACTCCGAGGCCGGCGCTGAGGAGAAGGCCCGCGAGCTGCAGGAGCAGGCCGGCGCGCTGACGGGATGA
- a CDS encoding MFS transporter, translated as MTLPAPTQPVEYTAQRLGRARFAVSALFLTNGAMFANILPHYPAIKDGLELSNAAFGVSVAAFPLGAITAGLASGFLVRRFRSSRVATVGTWLIGLSILLAGIAPSWAVLTGTLFLAGAMDAITDVAQNSHGLRVQKLYRRSILNSFHAVWSIGAVLGGLMGATAAGLEIPRGLHLSVSFVLFSALTLVCYRFLLPGPEPTAPQPDDASTAAGSRSAGPKVLVTVGILAALVVIGIAGALVEDAGSTWAAVYLSGSLGATPTIAGLGFVALVAFQFAGRLFGDRLVDRFGQRAVAQAGGALAAIGMGVALLFPSVPLTILGFGLAGLGVATLVPAAMHSADELPGLRAGTGLTVISWLLRLGFLFSPPIVGAVADASSLRVGLIVVPLAGILTLLASPVLPRRVPVRHL; from the coding sequence ATGACTCTTCCCGCGCCGACGCAGCCCGTGGAGTACACCGCGCAGCGGCTGGGCAGGGCGCGCTTCGCCGTGAGTGCGCTGTTCCTGACCAACGGGGCGATGTTCGCGAACATCCTCCCGCACTACCCTGCCATCAAGGACGGGCTGGAGCTCAGCAACGCCGCATTCGGCGTCTCCGTCGCGGCGTTCCCGCTCGGGGCGATCACGGCGGGACTCGCCTCCGGCTTCCTCGTGCGCCGCTTCCGGTCCTCGCGGGTCGCGACGGTCGGCACGTGGCTCATCGGACTGTCGATCCTCCTGGCCGGTATCGCGCCGTCCTGGGCCGTCCTCACGGGCACCCTGTTCCTCGCGGGTGCCATGGACGCCATCACGGACGTGGCGCAGAACTCGCACGGGCTGCGGGTCCAGAAGCTCTACCGGCGCTCCATCCTCAACTCGTTCCACGCGGTGTGGAGCATCGGCGCCGTGCTGGGTGGCCTGATGGGCGCGACGGCGGCAGGTCTCGAGATCCCGCGCGGACTGCACCTGTCGGTGTCCTTCGTCCTCTTCAGCGCGCTCACCCTCGTGTGCTACCGCTTCCTCCTCCCCGGTCCCGAGCCGACCGCGCCGCAGCCCGACGACGCGTCCACCGCAGCGGGCAGCAGGAGCGCCGGCCCGAAGGTGCTCGTCACGGTCGGCATCCTCGCCGCGCTCGTGGTGATCGGCATCGCCGGGGCCCTCGTCGAGGACGCCGGCAGCACGTGGGCGGCCGTCTACCTGTCCGGCTCCCTCGGAGCGACGCCCACCATCGCGGGTCTCGGCTTCGTCGCCCTCGTCGCCTTCCAGTTCGCGGGCCGCCTCTTCGGGGACCGCCTCGTGGACCGGTTCGGCCAGCGGGCCGTGGCACAGGCGGGCGGCGCGCTGGCGGCCATCGGCATGGGCGTGGCCCTGCTGTTCCCGTCGGTCCCGCTGACCATCCTCGGCTTCGGCCTGGCGGGACTCGGCGTCGCCACGCTCGTACCCGCCGCCATGCACTCCGCGGACGAACTGCCCGGGCTCCGTGCCGGGACGGGGCTCACCGTGATCAGCTGGCTGCTGCGCCTCGGATTCCTGTTCTCGCCGCCGATCGTCGGCGCCGTCGCCGATGCCTCCTCGCTGCGGGTCGGGCTGATCGTGGTGCCCCTCGCCGGCATCCTGACGCTGCTGGCCTCCCCCGTCCTCCCCAGGCGGGTCCCGGTCCGGCACCTCTGA
- a CDS encoding TetR/AcrR family transcriptional regulator, which translates to MTVAGNRDPEARSRRHDPGRRDRLIDVALGVLAEHGVAGTTHRRVAAAADVPLGSMTYHFGSMDDLLHAAFTRLAERTADAFDQALTEAGTAQAAGDAVVGLIAGPTLNDPETMLASLELYALAARRPEFRAITDAWMARSREALHRHFDPETALMLDALIEGTTLHRALSLDPMPVSTVRAAVERIVRP; encoded by the coding sequence ATGACCGTCGCGGGGAACCGCGATCCCGAGGCCCGGTCTCGTCGCCATGATCCCGGCCGGCGCGACCGGCTGATCGACGTCGCCCTCGGGGTCCTCGCGGAGCACGGTGTCGCCGGCACCACGCATCGCCGTGTCGCTGCCGCCGCGGACGTGCCCCTCGGCTCCATGACGTACCACTTCGGCAGCATGGACGACCTCCTGCACGCCGCCTTCACGCGGCTGGCCGAGCGCACGGCGGACGCCTTCGACCAGGCCCTGACGGAGGCCGGGACCGCCCAGGCGGCGGGCGACGCCGTCGTCGGCCTGATCGCCGGGCCGACGCTCAACGACCCGGAGACCATGCTCGCCAGCCTGGAGCTCTACGCCCTGGCGGCACGGCGGCCGGAGTTCCGCGCGATCACCGACGCATGGATGGCACGCAGCCGCGAGGCGCTGCACAGGCATTTCGACCCGGAGACCGCTCTCATGCTCGACGCGCTGATCGAGGGCACCACACTGCACCGCGCGCTGTCGCTCGACCCCATGCCCGTGAGCACGGTCCGAGCGGCCGTCGAAAGGATCGTCCGACCATGA
- a CDS encoding NAD(P)-dependent oxidoreductase — MKIALLGVGRMGYELGVHLLAAGHEVTAWNRTAAAVDRLRDAGATPAGSPEDAVRDADVVMTVLFGPDTVRAVVLSGLEIPAEAVWLDVTTVSPEDAREFADYATAAGVRYVHGPMVGSLAPARAGRLGVLLGGAPEDVDVVEPLAALWADAERLRRVATPSDAATGKLLANLALGVTLQGLVEALRLGRANGLDAAGTLDLLEGTGLGVIAGMKGPVITGGTFGDTQFSADLLAKDARLMLRSTPDPLPAVTAVLQSLTDAQRAGSGDDDIAVIAKPELG; from the coding sequence ATGAAGATCGCACTGCTCGGCGTCGGACGCATGGGATACGAACTCGGCGTGCACCTCCTCGCCGCCGGCCACGAGGTGACCGCCTGGAACCGGACGGCGGCCGCCGTCGACCGGCTGCGCGACGCGGGGGCGACGCCGGCCGGTTCGCCCGAGGACGCCGTCCGCGACGCCGACGTGGTGATGACCGTCCTCTTCGGACCGGACACCGTGCGCGCCGTGGTGCTCTCCGGGCTGGAGATCCCCGCCGAGGCGGTGTGGCTGGATGTCACCACGGTCTCCCCCGAGGACGCCCGCGAGTTCGCCGACTACGCCACGGCGGCCGGCGTCCGCTACGTGCACGGACCCATGGTCGGTAGCCTCGCCCCGGCGCGGGCGGGCCGGCTGGGCGTGCTGCTCGGCGGTGCGCCGGAGGACGTCGACGTCGTCGAGCCGCTGGCCGCGCTGTGGGCCGACGCCGAACGGCTCCGGCGGGTCGCCACGCCGTCGGACGCGGCGACCGGCAAGCTGCTCGCCAACCTCGCGCTCGGCGTCACCCTGCAGGGACTCGTGGAGGCACTGCGGCTCGGCCGCGCCAACGGCCTCGACGCCGCGGGCACCCTGGACCTCCTCGAGGGCACCGGCCTCGGCGTCATCGCCGGCATGAAGGGGCCCGTCATCACCGGCGGGACGTTCGGGGACACCCAGTTCTCGGCGGACCTCCTCGCCAAGGATGCGCGCCTCATGCTGCGCTCCACCCCCGATCCGCTGCCCGCCGTGACCGCCGTGCTGCAGTCCCTCACCGACGCGCAGCGTGCGGGCTCGGGCGACGACGACATCGCGGTGATCGCGAAGCCCGAACTGGGCTGA
- a CDS encoding NAD(P)/FAD-dependent oxidoreductase, with the protein MSTAPAARRVAVLGGGILGVSTAVHLLREGASVVLVTEADLASGASGRSLSWLNSAGERPTPYHRLRLAGIDRYRTLFAADPTRDWLRFDGGLHWAGTGSDEDTVARHEYETAHAYDSVLVAPATVGDHTPGISPEAVGAVAIFNPGEGWVSLPHLIEFLMGEFTARGGELVTNAGAARVLVEHGRAAGVATAAGAVAADAVVVACGPQTPAVVAELGVEIPDASPVSMLVTTAPVEHPVRAVLNTPRAAVRPNPGNTLALDHDWYEESITQDADGTYSIPEEVVDELAAEAAALLEGRPHLTAASWKIGRKPIPGDGEPVLGELDTVPGCFVAFTHSGATLGLIAGELLAGEIMTGRRHPMLETFRPGRFAVRASAEAGRWTSGS; encoded by the coding sequence ATGAGTACGGCCCCTGCAGCACGCCGCGTCGCAGTCCTCGGCGGCGGCATCCTCGGAGTCTCGACGGCGGTGCACCTCCTGCGGGAGGGCGCATCCGTCGTCCTGGTCACGGAGGCGGACCTCGCGAGCGGGGCCTCGGGCAGGTCGCTGTCCTGGCTCAACAGTGCCGGCGAGCGGCCCACTCCGTACCACCGGCTGCGCCTCGCGGGGATCGACCGGTACCGGACGCTGTTCGCCGCCGATCCGACCCGCGACTGGCTCCGCTTCGACGGCGGACTGCACTGGGCGGGGACCGGCTCGGACGAGGACACGGTGGCACGCCATGAGTACGAGACGGCGCATGCCTACGACTCGGTCCTCGTGGCGCCCGCCACGGTGGGGGATCACACCCCGGGTATCAGTCCCGAGGCCGTCGGGGCCGTCGCGATCTTCAACCCCGGCGAGGGCTGGGTGAGCCTGCCGCACCTGATCGAGTTCCTGATGGGGGAGTTCACGGCGCGTGGCGGCGAACTCGTGACGAACGCCGGCGCAGCCCGCGTCCTGGTCGAGCACGGGCGCGCCGCCGGTGTCGCCACCGCCGCCGGAGCCGTCGCCGCGGACGCCGTCGTCGTCGCCTGCGGACCGCAGACCCCCGCCGTCGTCGCCGAACTGGGGGTGGAGATCCCCGACGCCTCACCGGTGTCCATGCTCGTGACGACCGCTCCCGTGGAGCACCCCGTCCGCGCGGTCCTCAACACGCCGCGCGCGGCCGTCCGGCCGAACCCGGGCAACACCCTCGCGCTCGACCACGACTGGTACGAGGAGAGCATCACGCAGGACGCGGACGGCACCTACTCGATCCCCGAGGAGGTCGTGGACGAACTGGCCGCCGAAGCGGCCGCACTGCTCGAGGGTCGTCCGCATCTCACGGCGGCGTCATGGAAGATCGGGCGCAAGCCCATCCCCGGTGACGGCGAGCCCGTGCTCGGCGAGCTCGACACCGTTCCCGGCTGCTTCGTGGCCTTCACGCACTCTGGCGCGACGCTCGGGCTGATCGCGGGCGAACTGCTGGCGGGCGAGATCATGACGGGCCGCAGGCACCCGATGCTGGAGACCTTCCGCCCGGGCCGATTCGCGGTCAGGGCTTCCGCGGAGGCGGGCCGATGGACGAGCGGATCCTGA
- a CDS encoding LacI family DNA-binding transcriptional regulator — protein sequence MASEHPSSSAPTISDVAAEAGVGRATAARTLGGYGSVSAVARERVLAAAERLGYRSNILARSMTTGVTNSLGIVVADIGNTFFSGLIRGASDAASARNLDVIVISTYEDLAAERHAVGVLLDKQVDGIVVSSAAVGAPEAEHLTEATRRGTPVVLIDRLIPGLHLDAVVVDNRAEARRVTRALIEAGHRRIGFLWGPTTDAGIETLDDLLTVNTRSLWSDAERLRGYLDALQDAGIPYAPALVTTGAKTEESAAKAAHAMLQSEDPPTALFASEAEALIGALHAVQGLGLSYPGDVSLVGFDDTSWATVMQPPLTMVAQPVDEMGRLAVDQVVSRIGASEYEPRLHMLPAELRIRSSIGPPPRKP from the coding sequence ATGGCGTCCGAGCATCCTTCCAGCAGCGCGCCCACCATCTCCGACGTCGCGGCGGAGGCCGGCGTCGGGCGGGCGACGGCGGCGCGCACGCTGGGCGGCTACGGGTCGGTCAGCGCCGTGGCCCGCGAGCGCGTGCTCGCCGCGGCCGAGCGCCTCGGGTACCGGTCCAACATCCTGGCGCGGAGCATGACCACCGGCGTCACGAACTCCCTCGGGATCGTCGTCGCGGACATCGGCAACACCTTCTTCTCCGGCCTGATCCGCGGCGCGTCGGACGCGGCGAGCGCGCGGAACCTCGACGTGATCGTCATCAGCACCTACGAGGACCTGGCGGCCGAGCGGCACGCCGTGGGTGTCCTGCTCGACAAGCAGGTGGACGGCATCGTGGTGTCCTCCGCGGCGGTCGGCGCACCCGAGGCGGAGCACCTCACCGAGGCGACCCGGCGCGGCACGCCGGTGGTGCTCATCGACCGGCTGATCCCCGGGCTGCACCTCGACGCCGTGGTCGTCGACAACCGGGCGGAGGCGCGGCGTGTGACCCGCGCGCTCATCGAGGCCGGCCATCGCCGCATCGGGTTCCTGTGGGGTCCCACCACCGACGCCGGCATCGAGACCCTGGACGACCTCCTGACCGTCAACACGCGGAGCCTGTGGAGCGATGCCGAGCGGTTGCGCGGGTACCTGGATGCGCTCCAGGATGCGGGGATCCCCTATGCGCCGGCCCTGGTCACCACGGGGGCGAAGACGGAGGAGTCCGCGGCGAAGGCCGCCCATGCGATGCTCCAGTCGGAAGACCCTCCCACCGCCCTCTTCGCGTCGGAGGCGGAGGCGCTCATCGGCGCGCTGCACGCGGTCCAGGGCCTGGGCCTGTCCTACCCGGGGGACGTCTCCCTCGTGGGCTTCGACGACACCAGCTGGGCGACGGTCATGCAGCCGCCGCTGACCATGGTCGCCCAGCCCGTGGACGAGATGGGACGGCTCGCGGTCGACCAGGTGGTGTCGCGCATCGGCGCGTCCGAGTACGAGCCGCGCCTGCACATGCTCCCGGCAGAGCTCAGGATCCGCTCGTCCATCGGCCCGCCTCCGCGGAAGCCCTGA
- a CDS encoding PfkB family carbohydrate kinase, with protein MRVLGLGDNIVDRFIDRRTSYPGGNSVNFSVFARRLGAESAYVGVFGADRFGGLLKAALLAESVDISHAVTRDGPSGWTNIRLEEGERRFLDWNGGGITLSEPFRPSPEDLDYIGRFDVVHSSVYSGIEEHLPAVRTAVPRVSFDFSADDDRRSDAYLAAVCPSVDLGQFSCADLSDRESRELLLTAVRHGAGAALATRGTDGALFLDGGVFHEGGAEFVPPSSIVDTMGCGDAYLTAFLLDLVRAGWSRDRRVDAGAVAAAMRTAALYSARQCTVEGAFGRGWPFSEADPDGARAALADSGAPLPRYH; from the coding sequence ATGCGCGTTCTCGGCCTCGGCGACAACATCGTCGACCGCTTCATCGACCGCCGCACGTCCTACCCGGGCGGCAACAGCGTCAACTTCTCCGTCTTCGCGCGCCGCCTCGGGGCGGAGTCGGCGTATGTCGGCGTGTTCGGCGCCGACCGGTTCGGTGGCCTCCTGAAGGCGGCCCTGCTGGCCGAGTCCGTCGACATCTCGCATGCCGTCACCCGCGACGGGCCGAGCGGCTGGACCAACATCCGGCTCGAGGAGGGCGAACGGAGGTTCCTGGACTGGAACGGCGGAGGGATCACCCTGAGCGAGCCCTTCCGGCCCTCCCCGGAGGACCTCGACTACATCGGCCGGTTCGACGTCGTGCACTCGAGCGTCTACTCCGGCATCGAGGAGCACCTCCCGGCCGTCCGGACTGCCGTCCCCCGCGTGAGTTTCGACTTCTCCGCCGACGACGACCGGCGCTCGGATGCCTATCTTGCCGCCGTGTGCCCCTCCGTGGATCTGGGCCAGTTCTCCTGCGCCGACCTCAGTGACCGCGAGTCGCGCGAGCTCCTCCTGACGGCGGTCCGCCACGGCGCCGGCGCCGCGCTCGCGACGCGGGGCACCGACGGCGCCCTCTTCCTCGACGGGGGCGTGTTCCACGAGGGCGGCGCGGAGTTCGTCCCGCCGTCGTCGATCGTCGACACGATGGGCTGCGGGGACGCGTACCTGACGGCCTTCCTCCTCGACCTGGTGAGGGCCGGGTGGTCCCGGGACCGGCGGGTGGATGCCGGGGCCGTGGCGGCCGCGATGCGGACGGCGGCGCTCTACTCCGCGCGGCAGTGCACCGTGGAGGGGGCGTTCGGGCGCGGCTGGCCGTTCTCCGAGGCGGACCCGGACGGCGCGCGGGCCGCGCTGGCCGACTCCGGCGCCCCGCTCCCTCGCTACCATTAG
- a CDS encoding SIS domain-containing protein: MLKFDEDQFLARAQSFLALQPQIEDVVGGLAGIEAVFLVGSGGTYAAMWPYEHLMRRSTTVPVRSAIAAELVLSGDALLNERAVAVFTSASGTTEDVVRCIEYCRDRGVRTVGFTGIADSPIARAVDHALITEPDAWPFDLGLLLFTTRFLSERGEFAGYDKLVDQLPAVPKALVAVARQAEPMAEAFAERHRDTDFHFVVGSGNLWGHAYLYSMCILEEMQWLHTTRVHGAEFFHGSLELIEQDTSVLLFVGEDETRPLMERVVAFSEKYSNATTVLDTADYPLEGIDDEFRGLLGPLVMDTITSRISKHLEKQRDHSLDLRRYYRVVEY, from the coding sequence ATGCTGAAGTTCGATGAGGACCAGTTCCTCGCACGCGCCCAGAGTTTCCTCGCCCTCCAGCCACAGATCGAGGACGTCGTCGGCGGCCTCGCCGGCATCGAGGCGGTCTTCCTCGTCGGGTCGGGAGGAACCTACGCCGCCATGTGGCCCTACGAGCACCTGATGCGCCGCAGCACCACCGTCCCCGTCCGCTCGGCCATCGCCGCGGAACTGGTCCTCTCCGGCGACGCCCTGCTGAACGAGCGCGCGGTGGCCGTCTTCACCTCGGCGTCGGGCACCACCGAGGACGTCGTCCGCTGCATCGAGTACTGCCGGGACCGCGGTGTCCGCACCGTCGGCTTCACGGGGATCGCGGACAGCCCTATCGCGCGGGCGGTGGATCACGCGCTCATCACCGAGCCGGACGCCTGGCCGTTCGATCTCGGCCTGCTGCTGTTCACCACGCGCTTCCTGTCGGAGCGCGGCGAGTTCGCCGGCTACGACAAGCTGGTCGACCAGCTGCCGGCCGTACCGAAGGCCCTGGTCGCCGTGGCCCGCCAGGCCGAACCGATGGCGGAGGCCTTCGCGGAGCGCCACAGGGACACCGACTTCCACTTCGTGGTGGGCAGCGGGAACCTGTGGGGCCACGCGTACCTGTACTCCATGTGCATCCTCGAGGAGATGCAGTGGCTGCACACCACGAGGGTGCACGGAGCGGAGTTCTTCCACGGCTCCCTGGAGCTGATCGAGCAGGACACCAGCGTCCTGCTCTTCGTCGGCGAGGACGAGACGCGGCCCCTCATGGAGCGCGTCGTCGCGTTCTCCGAGAAGTACTCGAACGCCACCACCGTCCTCGATACGGCGGACTACCCGCTGGAAGGCATCGACGACGAGTTCCGGGGGCTGCTCGGCCCGCTGGTCATGGACACGATCACGAGCCGGATCAGCAAGCACCTCGAGAAGCAGCGCGACCACTCGCTCGACCTGCGCCGGTACTACCGGGTCGTGGAGTACTGA
- a CDS encoding ABC transporter substrate-binding protein, producing the protein MNNVRLRVCAVSAAVLIGLTACGGGIDVEAADLTAEPEYEGTLSILTKFGGEPLSPYFEDLAAEYTSMHPEVDFEIIQETDQSIKDKTKTLVASSALPDIYFSWTGDYADKFIEGGLATDLTSVLAPDSEWGSTFGAASLDAFAKDGKYFAVPLYNNGKFMGYNKAVFDAAGVAVPTTFEELIAACPALEAQGVEPLAFGNKDGWPGLHFLQQLFAYNVPQDVLEKDFEPATAAWDHPGYLKSLEEFQTVVQECTGTGSDSNGVLYSTAQQAQSSGQAAMYFQEILEFDSVVTESSAITAEDFGIFALPAPEGAEGDPAALEGSPEGMMVNARSPRQALAVDFLRFVTSKDNAERLAGAPYSQPSTIIGAVSDTTASPAVVEGVTELNEASYILGWLDAVTVPDVADAWLAGGEALVSGSETPEEVLSNVRAASDSAE; encoded by the coding sequence ATGAACAACGTCCGACTGAGAGTGTGTGCGGTGTCCGCCGCGGTATTGATCGGCCTCACGGCCTGCGGAGGGGGGATCGACGTCGAGGCGGCCGACCTCACGGCCGAGCCCGAGTACGAGGGCACCCTCTCGATCCTCACGAAGTTCGGCGGCGAGCCGCTCTCGCCGTACTTCGAGGACCTGGCCGCCGAGTACACGTCCATGCACCCCGAGGTCGATTTCGAGATCATCCAGGAGACCGACCAGAGCATCAAGGACAAGACGAAGACGCTCGTCGCCTCCTCCGCACTGCCGGACATCTACTTCTCGTGGACCGGCGACTACGCGGACAAGTTCATCGAGGGCGGCCTGGCCACGGACCTCACCTCCGTGCTGGCGCCCGACTCCGAGTGGGGGAGCACCTTCGGGGCCGCGTCACTGGATGCCTTCGCGAAGGACGGGAAGTACTTCGCCGTCCCCCTCTACAACAACGGCAAGTTCATGGGCTACAACAAGGCGGTCTTCGACGCCGCGGGCGTCGCCGTCCCCACGACGTTCGAGGAGCTCATCGCAGCCTGCCCCGCGCTCGAGGCGCAGGGCGTGGAGCCGCTGGCGTTCGGGAACAAGGACGGCTGGCCCGGGCTGCACTTCCTCCAGCAGCTCTTCGCCTACAACGTCCCGCAGGACGTGCTCGAGAAGGACTTCGAGCCGGCCACGGCCGCCTGGGACCACCCGGGATACCTGAAGTCGCTCGAGGAGTTCCAGACGGTGGTGCAGGAGTGCACCGGCACGGGCTCCGACTCCAACGGCGTGCTGTACTCGACGGCGCAGCAGGCGCAGTCGTCCGGCCAGGCCGCCATGTACTTCCAGGAGATCCTCGAGTTCGACTCGGTGGTCACCGAGTCCTCCGCGATCACGGCCGAGGACTTCGGGATCTTCGCGCTGCCGGCCCCCGAGGGAGCCGAGGGTGACCCCGCCGCGCTCGAGGGCTCACCCGAGGGCATGATGGTCAACGCCAGGTCCCCGCGGCAGGCGCTCGCCGTCGACTTCCTCCGGTTCGTCACCAGCAAGGACAACGCCGAGAGGCTCGCCGGTGCTCCCTACAGCCAGCCGAGCACGATCATCGGCGCCGTGTCGGATACGACGGCGAGCCCCGCTGTCGTCGAGGGTGTCACCGAGCTGAACGAGGCCAGCTATATCCTCGGGTGGCTCGACGCCGTCACCGTGCCCGATGTCGCCGACGCATGGCTCGCCGGCGGCGAGGCCCTCGTGTCCGGATCCGAAACCCCCGAAGAGGTCCTGAGCAATGTCCGCGCCGCTTCGGACAGCGCCGAATAG
- a CDS encoding carbohydrate ABC transporter permease has product MSAPLRTAPNRTAAAPLPLHAVEAAVRRRRRPRGWAWVAPALLLLGVFVYLPLLQNLQYSVMKWDIYAGGSTFVGLANYEKLVDDPVFWRALFNNSAYAAVSLVCQVFGALLLAALVEGLRSERWRRALRAIYFVPSAISLTVAGLLFYFVYEPELGILNALLRGVGLDTLTQAWLGQEGTAIWAVIAMSQWQGFGYSTLLFAIAIQRIPQDLFDAASLDGVGPIRRFFQVTVPLTREMTGLMIIVTLSGAFQVFNEVMVMTSGGPNNSSQVLVTWLYRMGFGRNDFGYAAAIATVIFVLTLGIALLQLAITRKRRVEW; this is encoded by the coding sequence ATGTCCGCGCCGCTTCGGACAGCGCCGAATAGGACGGCCGCCGCACCACTGCCTCTCCACGCCGTGGAGGCAGCGGTGCGGCGCCGCCGCAGGCCCCGCGGCTGGGCATGGGTCGCACCGGCACTCCTGCTGCTGGGCGTGTTCGTGTACCTCCCGCTGCTGCAGAACCTGCAGTACAGCGTCATGAAGTGGGACATCTACGCAGGGGGCTCCACCTTCGTCGGGCTGGCGAACTACGAGAAGCTCGTCGACGACCCGGTGTTCTGGCGCGCACTGTTCAACAACTCGGCCTATGCCGCCGTCTCCCTGGTCTGCCAGGTCTTCGGCGCGCTGCTCCTGGCCGCGCTGGTCGAGGGCCTGCGGTCCGAGCGGTGGCGGCGGGCGCTCCGGGCCATTTACTTCGTCCCGTCCGCGATCTCCCTGACGGTCGCAGGGCTGCTGTTCTACTTCGTCTACGAACCGGAACTGGGGATCCTCAACGCGCTCCTGAGGGGCGTGGGGCTGGACACCCTGACGCAGGCGTGGCTGGGACAGGAGGGCACGGCGATCTGGGCCGTGATCGCGATGAGCCAGTGGCAGGGCTTCGGCTACTCCACGCTGCTGTTCGCGATCGCCATCCAGCGGATCCCGCAGGACCTCTTCGACGCGGCGTCGCTCGACGGCGTCGGCCCGATCCGGCGGTTCTTCCAGGTCACCGTCCCCCTCACCCGCGAGATGACCGGACTGATGATCATCGTCACGCTCTCCGGGGCGTTCCAGGTGTTCAACGAGGTCATGGTCATGACCAGCGGCGGTCCCAACAACTCGAGCCAGGTCCTGGTGACATGGCTCTACCGCATGGGGTTCGGCCGGAACGACTTCGGCTACGCGGCGGCCATCGCCACGGTGATCTTCGTGCTGACGCTCGGCATCGCACTGCTGCAACTGGCCATCACACGCAAGAGGAGAGTCGAATGGTGA